From a single Scomber japonicus isolate fScoJap1 chromosome 12, fScoJap1.pri, whole genome shotgun sequence genomic region:
- the znf644a gene encoding zinc finger protein 644a, producing MAAEMSCLAGVDGDDKDADSDINALTLLQEPVRMAQESASCNNSFSKPPLKENSVLDVLSNTDMLSPVGLGNGPTSHQATQAHELNNISTEKEEEKSITPLKTVQEIDTAGIWGFDESPENSLDNFSSASDLHWDPHKEFMQFLWENHGDSPGEEPKDEVLPPNSQRRRKRKMDMVVMVDPSEDLYPDMSHKSSEDLSDAEGQVDCIPVRKVRKSRKFSNSQSSPTGKVTKYPNGTVKAIKQILYNAPPRNSHENHLGHGLSPLKGRLTINSHSEEKPSCYPCSKCKLIFKKEHHLHCHMKSHVDPPNISPKPFVCQECGQSFRQSSALIEHMSIHQEKRARLTEDIKDRSEKKNKDKNVKLFCPQCPFGTNCPNTFVQHAKTHEKDKRKFRCDKCSFRTLSENDLRRHNIMQHTVITVRKQVQNDDSEIFSCNICSYRAFSKNVFKNHLLRRHQQTFEEYKAEQCREKNAQPSKEQHVPTSKTPVEDAEFTSKILIKNQISKRTCSPSDSNDISDLFKNSKIKRGLKSQLTESKLDKSINVLLSRQRHGKKTTEQKKESSNCSTSVQDSESDKDGSDQLPGTLTVKVEDSALSPNGHRLSSRDAERDPNRSSVHKLNIDQLTVKKSPSKRKMSTPYRNTSDQDSCFILPKPLPSPKRLNQGEMEDCDEKDIFQFKDADANTNLFDNDIKQEKQNIIYTYSRRMSMRGALQASKMLFEKIKTEEQDKSDPEIKEECIETEVFQDTFDSHPIPLREPFTDDMSELESDRKNCPYCPAIFESGVGLSNHVRGHLHRVGLSYNARHVVPPEQVASQDRRPRIRRKISAFRRLKKALQLESESETVKSIHSCPLCGDSFDNRTGQSNHIRGHLKKLGKSFATKNKSPLFLLRELMRDKKEFQKALQILGKRRNHFQYGASPKLSSVDRFMPTAIGIPKNNSVSSVCTDAKPQMPTFSLAEMESDKRQLDTKLDVKNSLSGTNALIGILKKRKCQEDSKLKVSHMSRNMLTVSSNSEHSSGSRFSSSLPNSEKGEFNRKVCVHCNATFHSGVSLSNHLRAYAKRKRNALLDGTTFDCKARRQRSRPGSKKKTLPLPQTPEDMYRLTCRFCDLVFQGPLSVQEDWIKHLQRHIMNTSVPHTGLGMVEVTSLPMDPTTLKTDQDSSQTAAHAAS from the exons ATGGCAGCTGAAATGTCATGTCTGGCAGGTGTTGATGGAGATGACAAAGATGCGGATTCTGATATCAATGCCCTTACACTCCTGCAAGAGCCAGTGAGAATGGCACAAGAATCGGCCTCTTGCAACAATTCTTTCAGCAAGCCTCCTCTGAAAGAAAACAGTGTTCTAGATGTCCTGTCCAATACAGATATGTTGTCTCCAGTTGGCTTGGGAAATGGACCTACTTCACATCAGGCTACACAGGCCCATGAACTCAACAACATCtcaacagagaaagaggaggaaaagagcatCACCCCTCTAAAAACAGTACAGGAAATTGACACTGCAGGAATCTGGGGTTTTGACGAATCACCTGAGAACTCATTGGATAATTTCAGTAGTGCCAGTGACCTCCATTGGGACCCTCATAAAGAGTTTATGCAGTTTCTGTGGGAGAACCACGGTGATTCCCCTGGTGAGGAACCGAAAGATGAAGTTCTGCCTCCAAACAGCCAAAGGAGAAGGAAACGGAAAATGGACATGGTTGTCATGGTGGATCCCTCAGAAGACCTTTACCCTGATATGAGCCACAAGTCATCTGAGGATTTGTCTGATGCAGAAGGCCAAGTAGACTGTATTCCTGTCAGAAAAGTCAGAAAGTCAAGGAAATTTTCCAATTCACAGTCATCACCAACTGGTAAAGTTACAAAGTATCCCAATGGAACTGTGAAGGCCATCAAGCAAATTCTTTACAATGCACCCCCAAGAAATTCACACGAGAACCATCTAGGTCATGGGCTTTCACCATTGAAGGGGAGGCTCACAATAAATTCCCATTCAGAGGAGAAGCCATCATGTTACCCTTGCTCAAAATGTAAGCTCATTTTCAAGAAAGAGCACCATTTGCATTGCCACATGAAGTCTCATGTGGACCCTCCGAATATTTCGCCAAAGCCTTTTGTATGCCAGGAATGTGGACAATCGTTCAGACAAAGTAGTGCGCTAATTGAGCACATGTCCATACACCAGGAAAAGAGAGCAAGACTCACTGAAGACATCAAAGACAGAAGTGAAAAGAAGAACaaggataaaaatgtaaagcttTTCTGTCCTCAGTGCCCATTTGGAACAAACTGCCCAAACACGTTTGTTCAACATGCGAAAACACATgagaaggacaaaagaaagtTTAGATGTGACAAATGTAGCTTCAGGACTCTGAGTGAGAATGATCTTAGGAGACATAACATTATGCAGCACACTGTTATTACGGTTAGAAAGCAGGTCCAGAATGATGACTCAGAAATTTTCTCTTGTAACATTTGTTCTTATAGAGCTTTtagcaaaaatgtttttaagaatCACCTTCTGCGTCGTCATCAACAAACTTTTGAGGAATACAAAGCTGAACAGTGTCGCGAGAAAAATGCACAACCATCTAAGGAGCAACATGTGCCCACTAGTAAGACCCCAGTAGAAGATGCTGAGTTTACATCTAAAATCTtaataaaaaatcaaatctCTAAAAGAACTTGTTCACCCAGCGATTCCAATGACATTTCAGACTTATTCAAAAATAGCAAGATTAAGAGAGGTCTCAAGTCTCAACTAACGGAATCAAAGCTTGACAAATCCATTAATGTTCTCCTGTCCCGACAAAGACATGGAAAGAAGACTACAGAACAgaagaaggaaagcagtaatTGCAGCACATCTGTTCAGGATTCTGAAAGTGACAAAGATGGCTCTGATCAGTTGCCAGGAACATTGACTGTCAAAGTTGAAGATTCAGCTTTATCCCCAAATGGTCATAGATTGTCATCCAGAGATGCTGAGAGAGATCCCAACAGAAGCAGTGTACACAAGTTAAACATAGATCAGTTAACCGTCAAAAAGTCACCGTCTAAAAGAAAGATGTCCACCCCATACCGCAACACCTCTGACCAAGACTCATGCTTCATCTTACCAAAACCTTTGCCAAGTCCCAAGAGACTAAAccaaggagagatggaagacTGTGACGAGAAAGACATTTTCCAGTTTAAGGATGCAGATGCCAACACTAACCTTTTTGACAATGACATcaagcaagaaaaacaaaacataatttataCCTATAGCAGAAGAATGTCTATGAGGGGTGCCCTGCAAGCATCAAAAATGCTGTTTGAGAAAATTAAGACTGAAGAGCAGGATAAGAGTGACCCTGAAATCAAAGAAGAATGCATAGAAACAGAAGTATTTCAAGACACTTTTGACTCCCACCCAATACCATTGAGAGAACCCTTCACAGATGATATGTCGGAGTTGGAATCGGACCGCAAGAACTGTCCATACTGTCCTGCCATCTTTGAATCAGGTGTTGGATTGTCCAATCATGTCCGAGGGCATCTTCACAGGGTTGGACTGAGCTACAATGCCCGCCACGTAGTGCCTCCTGAGCAGGTGGCTTCTCAAGACAGGAGGCCAAGAATTAGACGGAAGATTTCAGCATTCCGGAGATTGAAAAAAG CGTTACAGTTGGAGTCAGAATCTGAGACTGTGAAGAGTATTCACTCCTGTCCATTATGTGGGGACTCATTTGATAACAGGACTGGGCAGTCCAACCACATACGTGGCCACCTCAAAAAGCTTGGTAAAAGCTTTGCAACAAAGAACAAATCCCCATTATTTTTACTCCGGGAGTTAATGCGCGACAAAAAGGAATTCCAGAAGGCGCTCCAAATTTTGGGAAAGAGACGGAACCATTTCCAATATGGTGCTTCACCAAAGCTGTCCAGTGTTGATCGTTTCATGCCAACCGCCATTGGAATCCCAAAAAATAATTCTGTTTCAAGTGTTTGCACTGACGCCAAACCACAGATGCCCACATTTTCTTTAGCAGAAATGGAATCTGACAAAAGGCAACTAGACACTAAGTTGGATGTTAAAAATTCACTCTCAGGCACAAATGCCTTGATAGGAATtctgaagaagaggaagtgtCAGGAAGACTCCAAACTAAAAGTGTCTCATATGTCAAGAAACATGTTAACAGTTTCTTCAAACAGCGAGCACAGTTCAGGATCAAGATTTTCATCTTCACTGCCAAACTCCG AGAAAGGTGAATTCAACAGGAAGGTGTGTGTCCATTGCAATGCAACTTTCCATAGTGGAGTGAGCTTGTCAAATCATCTCCGGGCATATGCAAAACGAAAAAGGAATGCCTTACTAGACGGAACCA